One Drosophila virilis strain 15010-1051.87 chromosome 5, Dvir_AGI_RSII-ME, whole genome shotgun sequence DNA window includes the following coding sequences:
- the Drat gene encoding quinone oxidoreductase isoform X2, with the protein MNKLCRQVSIESPGPGVKNCVFNFFVPIEDTPAHGARIKIVCAGACYRRRDRSNSITSVSSVSSELSDYCPSGTSMTSMSSPAHQGIREGSFFPGFEVAGVIEALGSEITEANNCGLRIGQRVIVYPFDETPAGYAELLVVPDLKHIVPIPDSLPMEEAAMLPTGALLAMNAVFKAQAVVTEILNQRAATDPNKKCKILIVGTGGLALWAVRIASYHFASTGAHNVDITVASLRDEGFRLATEIKNVSVVQWNECLYEPQLIERTKDVCGGAVDVVIDFGTTSRSLHRSMHCLSKGGVVLISEEVAEKLLPKFSRLSNEYQQEIIPISNGTAEQLAELVQLVANKKIEPPPYSVFPCEQAAEVIQKLCNSEIPGRAILRFHDIE; encoded by the exons ATGAACAAATTGTGCCGTCAAGTGTCAATTGAGTCGCCCGGACCGGGCGTAAAGAattgtgtttttaattttttcgtgCCCATTGAGGATACACCGGCACATGGCGCTCGCATCAAGATTGTCTGCGCTGGCGCCTGCTATCGTCGCAGAGACCGCTCCAATTCGATAACCAGCGTGTCGTCAGTTTCGTCGGAGTTGAGTGATTACTGCCCGTCGGGCACATCGATGACATCGATGTCATCGCCGGCTCATCAGGGCATACGTGAGGGCTCATTCTTTCCTGGCTTCGAGGTGGCCGGCGTAATTGAGGCGCTGGGCTCGGAGATCACAGAGGCAAACAATTGTGGCCTGCGCATTGGACAGCGCGTCATTGTCTATCCGTTTGATGAGACACCTGCCGGCTATGCAGAGCTGCTGGTGGTGCCCGATCTGAAGCACATTGTACCGATCCCGGATAGTCTGCCCATGGAGGAGGCAGCGATGCTGCCGACAGGCGCACTGCTGGCCATGAATGCTGTATTCAAAGCGCAAGCTGTTGTCACGGAGATACTAAATCAGCGCGCCGCCACGGATCCCAATAAGAAGTGTAAAATCTTAATCGTTGGCACAGGTGGCTTGGCTCTTTGGGCGGTGCGTATTGCATCCTATCATTTTGCATCGACTGGTGCACACAATGTGGACATAACGGTGGCCAGTCTCCGGGACGAAGGTTTCCGCTTAGCTACAGAGATTAAGAA TGTCAGCGTTGTGCAGTGGAACGAGTGTCTGTATGAGCCGCAGCTCATTGAGCGCACCAAGGACGTGTGTGGCGGCGCTGTTGATGTGGTTATTGATTTTGGCACAACTTCCAGAAGTCTGCATCGTTCCATGCATTGCCTGTCCAAGGGCGGCGTCGTGCTGATTAGCGAGGAGGTGGCCGAGAAGCTGTTACCGAAATTCTCCAGGCTATCGAATGAGTACCAGCAGGAAATAATACCAATATCGAATGGCACCGCCGAGCAGCTGGCCGAACTGGTGCAGTTGGTGGCAAACAAAAAGATCGAGCCGCCACCGTACTCGGTATTCCCGTGCGAGCAGGCCGCCGAGGTCATACAGAAACTGTGCAATTCCGAAATACCCGGTCGCGCCATCCTCCGCTTCCACGATATTGAATAG
- the Drat gene encoding quinone oxidoreductase isoform X1, whose product MPVDICSQQHNMISSISGTTDTSSLSLDALSLTSALPPTDSEHHHHNTHNMNKLCRQVSIESPGPGVKNCVFNFFVPIEDTPAHGARIKIVCAGACYRRRDRSNSITSVSSVSSELSDYCPSGTSMTSMSSPAHQGIREGSFFPGFEVAGVIEALGSEITEANNCGLRIGQRVIVYPFDETPAGYAELLVVPDLKHIVPIPDSLPMEEAAMLPTGALLAMNAVFKAQAVVTEILNQRAATDPNKKCKILIVGTGGLALWAVRIASYHFASTGAHNVDITVASLRDEGFRLATEIKNVSVVQWNECLYEPQLIERTKDVCGGAVDVVIDFGTTSRSLHRSMHCLSKGGVVLISEEVAEKLLPKFSRLSNEYQQEIIPISNGTAEQLAELVQLVANKKIEPPPYSVFPCEQAAEVIQKLCNSEIPGRAILRFHDIE is encoded by the exons atgccgGTCGATATTTGCAGTCAGCAGCACAATATGATTAGCTCAATAAG cGGAACAACAGATACCTCTTCTTTGTCGCTTGACGCACTCTCCTTGACGTCTGCTCTGCCGCCGACCGATTCCGAACATCATCATCACAACACGCACAACATGAACAAATTGTGCCGTCAAGTGTCAATTGAGTCGCCCGGACCGGGCGTAAAGAattgtgtttttaattttttcgtgCCCATTGAGGATACACCGGCACATGGCGCTCGCATCAAGATTGTCTGCGCTGGCGCCTGCTATCGTCGCAGAGACCGCTCCAATTCGATAACCAGCGTGTCGTCAGTTTCGTCGGAGTTGAGTGATTACTGCCCGTCGGGCACATCGATGACATCGATGTCATCGCCGGCTCATCAGGGCATACGTGAGGGCTCATTCTTTCCTGGCTTCGAGGTGGCCGGCGTAATTGAGGCGCTGGGCTCGGAGATCACAGAGGCAAACAATTGTGGCCTGCGCATTGGACAGCGCGTCATTGTCTATCCGTTTGATGAGACACCTGCCGGCTATGCAGAGCTGCTGGTGGTGCCCGATCTGAAGCACATTGTACCGATCCCGGATAGTCTGCCCATGGAGGAGGCAGCGATGCTGCCGACAGGCGCACTGCTGGCCATGAATGCTGTATTCAAAGCGCAAGCTGTTGTCACGGAGATACTAAATCAGCGCGCCGCCACGGATCCCAATAAGAAGTGTAAAATCTTAATCGTTGGCACAGGTGGCTTGGCTCTTTGGGCGGTGCGTATTGCATCCTATCATTTTGCATCGACTGGTGCACACAATGTGGACATAACGGTGGCCAGTCTCCGGGACGAAGGTTTCCGCTTAGCTACAGAGATTAAGAA TGTCAGCGTTGTGCAGTGGAACGAGTGTCTGTATGAGCCGCAGCTCATTGAGCGCACCAAGGACGTGTGTGGCGGCGCTGTTGATGTGGTTATTGATTTTGGCACAACTTCCAGAAGTCTGCATCGTTCCATGCATTGCCTGTCCAAGGGCGGCGTCGTGCTGATTAGCGAGGAGGTGGCCGAGAAGCTGTTACCGAAATTCTCCAGGCTATCGAATGAGTACCAGCAGGAAATAATACCAATATCGAATGGCACCGCCGAGCAGCTGGCCGAACTGGTGCAGTTGGTGGCAAACAAAAAGATCGAGCCGCCACCGTACTCGGTATTCCCGTGCGAGCAGGCCGCCGAGGTCATACAGAAACTGTGCAATTCCGAAATACCCGGTCGCGCCATCCTCCGCTTCCACGATATTGAATAG
- the LOC6625262 gene encoding zinc finger protein Paris, which translates to MNHPEGGLMEAQFKDLWTCGFFLSKEPYKELAIRCFMCDRLCYTIREFQKHLALTHLNKEEEGINKPVSIKTSPLNNDPYLGLCEVETALQLAEVVSKINTCDRLEEEEISYENYCAEKLEYPITESIVDSVQQATTPATENIICEQSKKQEQCKKFKKRASKTKKDDFVCEQCGLIFKERFRLQEHQRVAHEKLRRFLCSKCPKTYARKTHLNDHMRSHSQQRDFVCNVCDKAFRRSQELTRHKLRHQPAKNYSCQRCDAKFRQHSGLYYHVKIKHSKHKVKAGAC; encoded by the exons ATGAATCATCCGGAAGGAGGGCTTATGGAAGCACAATTCAAGGATTTGTGGACTTGCGGTTTCTTTTTGTCCAAGGAACCGTACAAGGAATTAGCCATAAGATGTTTTATGTGCGACAGATTGTGCTACACCATTCGAGAATTTCAAAAACACTTGGCGCTCACACATTTgaacaaagaagaagaaggaatAAATAAGCCGGtctcaataaaaacaagtccGTTGAATAACGATCCGTATCTGGGGCTCTGCGAAGTTGag ACTGCACTTCAGCTAGCTGAAGTTGttagtaaaataaatacttgCGACAGGTTAGAGGAGGAAGAGATTTCCTACGAGAATTATTGTGCTGAAAAACTTGAATACCCCATTACTGAATCAATTGTTGACTCTGTCCAACAAGCAACTACTCCAGCCACAGAGAATATTATTTGTGAACAGTCCAAAAAACAGGAGCAGTGCAAGAAATTCAAAAAGCGCGCCTCTAAGACCAAAAAGGATGACTTTGTGTGTGAGCAATGCGGACTCATATTTAAGGAGCGCTTTCGGCTACAGGAACATCAACGCGTGGCACACGAAAAGCTGCGTCGTTTCCTATGCAGCAAGTGCCCCAAGACGTATGCCCGCAAGACCCATCTAAATGATCACATGCGTTCCCATTCGCAGCAGCGCGACTTTGTCTGTAACGTGTGCGATAAGGCGTTCCGACGCTCCCAGGAACTGACCCGCCACAAGCTGCGTCACCAGCCGGCAAAGAACTACAGCTGCCAGCGATGCGATGCCAAGTTTCGCCAGCATTCGGGCTTGTATTATCATGTCAAGATTAAACATAGCAAGCACAAGGTAAAGGCTGGCGCATGTTag